The following are encoded in a window of Gossypium raimondii isolate GPD5lz chromosome 13, ASM2569854v1, whole genome shotgun sequence genomic DNA:
- the LOC105767456 gene encoding E3 ubiquitin-protein ligase PRT6 isoform X2, translated as MESPADSSPIRPRDRVVRRLAALGIPMEYLEKRYEGIIHFVNGNGLLLPEIVSSLLPTDEDVAESIQDASLRSKKWMCLSMKNQFRESMVWLQWLMFQGEPTNTLKNLEDSSVEQRGVCGAVWGSNDIAYRCRTCEHDPTCAICVPCFQNGNHKDHDYTIIYTGGGCCDCGDETAWKQEGFCTKHIGSEQIRPLDDDLANSVGPVLDALFICWKNKLFAAECIFQENMRATDCGAEQRKAANELTYVVVEMLIEFCKCSDSLLSFIARRVISLDGLLDILVRAERFFSDGVVKKLHELLLKLLAEPIFKNEFSKAFLGYYPTVIHEAIKEGSDSIFNKKYPLISTFSVQIFTVPTLTPRLVKEMNLLDMLLKCLENIFLSCAREDGRLLAAKWGSLYDTTNRVIEDIRVVMSHDVVSRYAIHEQKDFLRAWLKLLTFVQGMNPIKRETGLHIEEENEAMHLLFVLSHSIANIHSLLVDGAFSVATNEGASCLPYAYKQDVDDGDSIRHAKVGRLSQESSVCSVTGRSVSKATEIGSDSIYHSIPSTVIWLIQECLRALETWLEVDGGTPAALQSLSSPNSSGISDSNFLAIKKTLYNIKKGKYFGKLTGSSENHSSQCSSPVYSGNRASDEMEIAKNIGYDSTSSSAEIDPVACDYMGLDVSAMETDNGIGVATLRVLSLSEWLDIIYDVSSQEISVHVPLYRLFSLLLLKALRMSYGESIMPNITNACLASSLSAHVDFFCNILKGCNPLGFSASVMEHPLRIRVFCAQVIAGMWRKNGDAALVSCEWYRSVRWTEQGLELDLFLMQCCAALAPPDLYVKRIVERFGLLNYISLTLERSNEYEPVLVQEMLTLIMQILLERRFCGRNTADSLKRELIYKLAIGDATHSQLVKSLPRELSKSDQLQEILDRVAVYSNPSGFNQGMYSLRWAYWKELDLYHPRWNSRDLQVAEERYLRFCGVSAMTTQLPKWTKIYPPLEGVARIATCRETLKIIRAVLFYSVFTDKFTESRAPDGILMTALHLLSLALDIYLQHNGSGGVEHHIGDSNSMLDFASEAITESLNYTAGNQSLLSLLVALMRMHRQDNENNYMESSKSSFSPLIESLLKKFAEVDSQCMTKLQQLAPEVVSHLSKSTSNTERRTSGSASDSEMRKAKARERQAAILAKMKAEQSKFLSSISSTADDSKSEAEVSDSDLEHEAEGAVQQSCSLCHDPTSKDPVSFLILLQKSRLLSFVDRGPPSWDQCSEEQGYIPANRSSNQSGSNASAHSSGLPSSSVQLTENPVIESNNNRQGQDREVNVILEFFKSRFPSVRSTQAPLTSTDVGDSSIYNIEKLEEDMYKSIRNEMCNNLLRSSFKTDVVSSATECSQGNHRDAEIDILGKYIVALSSETIGNPLGTENTDVGRELTESTSQPLVYDGFGPLDCDGIYLSSCGHAVHQSCLERYLSSLKERFARRSFFEGAHIVDPNQGEFLCPVCRRLANSVLPVVNGTSRKAGRQPMTSTVDQVPSLGSSSAANKETCSLLLQQGLCLLKTAANVVGRPDFFEGLSFQRKESLSQNLEPISRVLSKMYFSKMQDRFLGSPRLSHPIILWDTLKYSLMSTEIAARSGKTYMAANYTLTSLYKEFKSSSEFTFSLLQRVVQNLSTTNSLHALQRFRGLQLFAESICSGLVFDNHSTTHNKEDKLLRILKHDDKEALYPDIQLWNSASHPVLARDPFSSLIWVLFCLPCPFISCEESLSSLVHVFYVVSVIQALIVCCQRHGCKTDGLDSHNRLVTDICGILGETGCAHWYFVSNSVDHSCDIKDMIRRLSFPYLRRCALLWKLLKSSSTAPFCERDDVWEPSHATTDMMDTVESASVELNEIEELENMFKIPPIDVVLEDEVVLSFALKWFHHFNKVYEACSFRNVFYCNPAVPFKLMSLPHVYQDLLQRYIKQCCPECKAALVEPALCLLCGRLCSPSWKSCCRESGCMVHAMNCGAGIGVFLLIRRTTILLQRCARQAPWPSPYLDAFGEEDIEMHRGKPLYLNEERYAALTYMVASHGLDRSSKVLGQTTIGTFFMV; from the exons ATGGAATCGCCTGCCGATTCTTCGCCGATTAGGCCCCGTGATCGAGTCGTACGG AGGTTAGCTGCTTTAGGGATTCCAATGGAGTACCTTGAGAAGCGTTATGAGGGGATAATTCATTTTGTTAATGGTAATGGATTATTGTTGCCAGAGATAGTTTCCTCACTCTTACCTACAGATGAGGATGTGGCTGAGTCAATACAAGATGCTAGTTTAAGGTCTAAGAAATGGATGTGCCTAAGTATGAAAAATCAATTTCGTGAGAGTATGGTTTGGTTGCAGTGGCTGATGTTTCAGGGTGAACCGACAAACACTTTGAAAAACCTAGAGGACTCGAGTGTTGAACAACGTGGTGTTTGTGGTGCAGTTTGGGGATCGAATGACATTGCATATAGGTGCCGGACGTGTGAGCATGATCCAACTTGTGCTATTTGTGTTCCCTGTTTCCAGAATGGGAATCACAAGGATCATGACTATACGATTATCTATACCGGTGGCGGTTGCTGTGATTGTGGGGATGAAACGGCATGGAAACAGGAGGGGTTCTGCACGAAGCATATAGGTTCTGAACAGATTCGACCACTCGATGATGACTTAGCAAACTCTGTTGGTCCAGTGCTTGATGCACTCTTTATTTGTTGGAAAAACAAGCTATTCGCAGCAGAATGTATATTTCAGGAAAATATGAGAGCAACTGATTGTGGTGCCGAGCAGAGGAAGGCTGCAAATGAGCTTACTTATGTGGTTGTTGAGATGCTTATAGAATTTTGCAAGTGTAGTGACAGTTTGCTTAGTTTTATAGCTAGGAGGGTAATTTCTCTAGATGGTTTATTGGATATTCTGGTTAGAGCAGAGAGGTTCTTTAGTGATGGTGTCGTGAAGAAGCTCCATGAACTGCTGCTGAAATTGCTGGCAGAGCCCATCTTCAAAAATGAATTTTCTAAAGCATTTTTAGGTTACTACCCAACTGTTATACATGAAGCCATAAAAGAGGGAAGTGACAGCATTTTCAATAAGAAATACCCACTGATCTCAACTTTCTCTGTCCAAATATTCACAGTGCCAACACTAACTCCTCGTCTTGTGAAGGAGATGAACCTATTGGACATGCTACTGAAATGCTTggaaaacatttttctttcttgcGCTCGAGAAGATGGTCGTTTGCTG GCTGCTAAGTGGGGAAGTTTGTATGATACCACTAACCGTGTAATTGAAGACATCCGGGTTGTTATGAGCCATGATGTAGTCTCCAGATATGCAATCCATGAACAGAAGGACTTCTTAAGAGCTTGGCTAAAGCTTTTGACTTTTGTGCAAGGGATGAACCCTATAAAGAGGGAAACTGGCCTCcatattgaagaagaaaatgaggcTATGCATTTGCTTTTTGTTTTAAGCCATTCTATTGCCAATATTCACTCCCTTCTGGTAGATGGTGCATTTTCTGTTGCCACAAATGAAGGGGCAAGCTGTCTTCCTTACGCTTATAAGCAAGATGTGGATGATGGAGATAGCATAAGACATGCAAAAGTAGGAAGGCTCTCCCAAGAGAGTTCTGTTTGTAGTGTAACAGGAAGGAGTGTTTCAAAGGCTACTGAAATAGGATCtgattccatatatcattcaattCCCTCCACTGTCATCTGGTTAATACAGGAGTGCTTGAGGGCTTTGGAGACTTGGTTGGAAGTTGATGGCGGTACCCCTGCTGCTCTTCAGAGTTTATCTTCTCCAAATAGTAGTGGCATTTCTGATAGCAATTTTTTGGCAATAAAGAAAACCTTGTACAACATTAAGAAAGGCAAATATTTTGGGAAGCTAACTGGTTCAAGTGAAAATCATAGCTCACAATGTTCTTCACCTGTATATAGTGGAAATCGAGCAAGTGATGAAATGGAGATTGCTAAAAATATAGGCTATGACAGTACAAGCTCTTCAGCTGAAATTGATCCTGTTGCATGCGATTATATGGGTTTGGATGTCAGTGCCATGGAGACAGACAATGGCATAGGAGTAGCGACTCTACGTGTTTTGAGTTTAAGCGAATGGCTAGATATCATTTATGATGTTAGTTCACAAGAGATATCTGTTCACGTTCCATTATATCGATTATTTTCCTTGCTTTTGCTGAAGGCATTGAGAATGTCTTATGGTGAATCTATAATGCCAAATATAACAAATGCTTGTTTGGCAAGTTCATTATCAGCACATGTAGATTTCTTTTGCAACATCCTTAAGGGCTGCAATCCTTTGGGGTTCTCTGCCTCTGTTATGGAGCACCCTTTACGGATTAGGGTATTTTGTGCTCAAGTTATTGCTGGAATGTGGCGGAAGAATGGGGATGCTGCCCTAGTATCTTGTGAGTGGTACCGCTCTGTTCGCTG GACTGAACAAGGCTTGGAgcttgatttattcttgatgcAGTGTTGTGCTGCACTAGCTCCTCCTGATCTCTATGTTAAGAGAATTGTAGAGCGCTTTGGGCTGTTGAACTACATCTCTCTTACTCTTGAGAGGTCAAATGA GTATGAGCCAGTTCTTGTTCAGGAAATGCTCACTCTAATCATGCAAATATTACTAGAAAGGAGATTTTGTGGACGCAATACGGCTGACAGTTTGAAAAGAGAACTGATTTATAAGTTAGCCATTGGAGATGCTACTCACAGTCAACTAGTGAAATCTCTACCACGTGAGCTTTCCAAGTCTGACCAGCTTCAAGAAATTTTAGATAGGGTTGCTGTATACTCTAATCCATCAGGCTTTAATCAG GGAATGTATTCATTGCGTTGGGCCTATTGGAAGGAGCTGGATTTATACCACCCTCGTTGGAACTCAAGGGATTTGCAAGTTGCAGAAGAAAGATACTTGCGTTTCTGTGGTGTTTCTGCAATGACTACTCAGCTGCCTAAGTGGACAAAGATATATCCTCCTCTTGAGGGAGTCGCTAGGATTGCTACATGCAGAGAGACACTTAAGATTATTCGTGCAGTTCTATTCTATTCTGTTTTCACTGATAAATTTACTGAATCACGTGCTCCTGATGGTATCCTAATGACAGCCCTGCACTTACTTTCACTAGCATTAGACATTTATTTGCAGCACAATGGATCTGGTGGTGTAGAACATCATATTGGAGATTCAAATTCCATGCTGGATTTTGCTAGTGAAGCAATTACTGAATCATTAAACTATACTGCTGGCAACCAGAGCTTGTTATCACTTCTTGTTGCATTAATGAGAATGCATCGGCAAGACAACGAAAACAATTACATGGAATCCAGCAAAAGCAGTTTTTCTCCTCTGATTGAAAGTTTATTGAAGAAGTTCGCTGAAGTTGATTCCCAGTGCATGACCAAACTGCAACAACTTGCACCTGAAGTGGTCAGCCACCTGTCAAAATCTACTTCTAATACCGAGAGGAGGACATCAGGTTCAGCTTCTGATAGTGAAATGCGCAAGGCGAAAGCTCGTGAAAGACAAGCTGCCATATTG GCTAAAATGAAAGCAGAGCAGTCCAAGTTTTTGTCAAGCATCAGTTCCACTGCTGATGATTCAAAATCTGAAGCAGAAGTTTCTGATTCTGACTTGGAACATGAAGCAGAGGGTGCTGTGCAGCAGAGTTGCTCCCTTTGCCATGATCCTACTTCCAAAGATCCTGTTTCTTTCTTGATTCTTCTACAA aaATCTAGGCTTTTGAGCTTTGTTGATAGAGGTCCTCCATCATGGGATCAATGTTCAGAGGAGCAAGGTTATATTCCCGCAAATAGGTCATCCAATCAGTCAGGTTCAAATGCCTCTGCCCACAGTTCAGGATTGCCTTCTTCGTCAGTACAGTTGACTGAAAATCCAGTTATTGAGTCTAACAATAACAGGCAGGGACAAGATAGGGAGGTAAATGTCATTCTTGAGTTTTTCAAGTCTCGATTTCCTTCAGTGAGGAGCACTCAAGCACCTTTAACATCTACTGATGTGGGGGACAGTAGTATATACAATATAGAGAAGTTGGAAGAAGATATGTACAAATCTATTCGTAACGAAATGTGTAATAATTTGTTACGCTCAAGTTTCAAAACGGATGTGGTATCCTCTGCCACTGAATGTTCTCAAGGAAACCACAGGGATGCTGAAATTGACATTCTTGGAAAGTACATTGTTGCACTTTCAAGTGAGACAATTGGAAACCCTTTGGGTACTGAAAACACTGATGTCGGTAGAGAGTTGACAGAATCTACTTCACAGCCTCTTGTTTATGACGGGTTTGGACCGTTAGATTGTGACGGGATTTATCTTTCTTCCTGTGGGCATGCTGTACATCAGAGTTGCCTTGAACGCTATTTATCATCACTGAAGGAAAG ATTTGCCCGAAGGAGTTTCTTTGAGGGGGCACATATTGTGGATCCCAATCAG GGAGAGTTTCTGTGTCCTGTGTGTCGCAGACTAGCAAATTCTGTCTTGCCTGTAGTGAATGGGACTTCCCGAAAGGCTGGAAGGCAGCCTATGACTTCAACTGTTGATCAAGTGCCTTCTTTAGGTTCTTCATCTGCAGCGAACAAAGAAACATGTTCTCTTCTGCTTCAGCAAGGTTTATGTCTTCTAAAAACTGCCGCCAATGTGGTTGGGAGACCTGATTTCTTTGAAGGTCtttcttttcaaagaaaagaaagtttaagTCAGAATCTGGAGCCTATATCCCGTGTTCTGTCCAaaatgtatttttcaaaaatgcagGATAGATTCTTAGGATCTCCAAGGTTAAGCCACCCAATAATTTTATGGGATACTCTTAAATATTCCCTTATGTCAACAGAAATTGCTGCTCGCAGTGGAAAGACATATATGGCTGCAAATTATACTCTTACTTCTTTGTATAAGGAATTTAAATCTTCTAGTGAATTTACATTTTCCTTGTTGCAAAGAGTTGTGCAGAACTTGAGCACTACAAATTCTCTTCATGCCCTCCAAAGATTTAGAGGTCTTCAACTATTTGCAGAGTCTATATGTTCTGGGCTTGTCTTTGATAACCACAGCACCACACATAACAAAGAAG ATAAGCTCCTTCGTATCTTGAAGCATGATGATAAGGAAGCATTATATCCTGACATTCAATTATGGAATTCGGCATCTCATCCTGTTCTTGCTCGTGACCCTTTCTCATCACTGATTTGGGTTCTCTTCTGTCTTCCCTGCCCATTTATCTCATGTGAGGAGTCCTTGTCATCCCTTGTGCATGTTTTCTATGTTGTCTCTGTGATTCAG GCTTTAATTGTATGTTGTCAGAGACATGGTTGTAAGACCGATGGATTAGATTCCCATAATCGCCTAGTTACTGATATCTGTGGCATTCTTGGAGAAACTGGTTGTGCTCACTGGTATTTTGTGTCAAATAGTGTCGACCATTCTTGTGATATTAAAGATATGATTCGAAGATTGAGTTTCCCGTACTTACGGAGATGTGCATTGTTGTGGAAGTTGCTTAAATCGTCTTCCACAGCACCTTTCTGCGAAAGAGATGATGTGTGGGAGCCCTCTCATGCAACAACTGACATGATGGATACAGTTGAAAGTGCTTCAGTGGAGCTTAATGAAATAGAAGAACTAGAGAATATGTTTAAGATTCCTCCTATAGATGTTGTTCTTGAAGATGAAGTCGTACTATCATTTGCATTAAAATGGTTTCATCACTTCAACAAGGTATATGAGGCCTGCAGTTTCCGAAATGTTTTCTACTGCAATCCTGCGGTTCCGTTCAAGTTGATGAGCCTGCCTCATGTTTATCAAGACTTACTACAAAG GTATATAAAGCAGTGTTGCCCTGAATGCAAAGCTGCGCTTGTTGAACCTGCATTATGCCTTTTGTGTGGTAGATTGTGCTCTCCAAGTTGGAAATCATGCTGCAG GGAGAGTGGATGCATGGTTCATGCAATGAACTGTGGTGCTGGTATTGGTGTATTTCTGTTGATAAGG AGAACAACAATCCTACTGCAAAGATGTGCGCGTCAAGCTCCTTGGCCTTCTCCATatttggatgcatttggtgaaGAG GATATTGAAATGCATAGAGGAAAACCACTGTACTTGAACGAGGAACGCTATGCAGCTCTAACTTACATG GTTGCTTCTCATGGCCTTGATCGGAGTTCGAAGGTTCTAGGCCAAACAACCATTGGTACCTTTTTCATGGTTTAA